A stretch of DNA from Variovorax paradoxus:
AGCAGGATCACGAAGAAACCGATGATCACGCCCGGGAACGACAGCGGCAGCGTGAGCAGCGACAGCAGCATGCGCTTGCCGGGAAAGGCATGGCGCGCGAGGTAGATACCCACGGCCGCGCCCAGCACCAGCGTGGCCAGCGTCACCGCCACCGACAGCGCGACGGTGTTGGCCATGCTTTGCAGGTAGCGCGCATCGGTCAGCACCGCGAAGTAGGTGGCGGCGCCCTTGTCGGCCGGCAGCGCCAGCAGGCGCACCACCGGCAGCAGCCAGAAGGCCGCGAAGAAGACGGCCGCCGGCGCGACGCAGGCCAGCAATCGCCAGCGCGGGTTCCAGGCGTTGGAGGATGTGGAGCTGCGTGTCATCGCGCGCGGCGCCGGGTCAGCGCACTTCCTTCAGGTACTGGTCGGAGAAGGCGCGCTGCGCTTCGGCCATGCGGGCGTAGTCGACGGTTTTTGCACGCGCGTAGTCGCTCGCGGGCAGGAACTGCGCTTCGATCTCCTTGGGCATGGCGCTCGCGCGCACCGGGCGCAGGTAGGCCTTGGCCCAGATCGCCTGGCCTTCGTCGGACAGCGTGAAGTCGAGCACCTTCTTCGCGTCGGCTGCGTGCGGCGCCTTGGCGACCAAGCTCATCACGTAGGGCACGGCCAGCGTGCCTTCGCTGGGAATGACGAAGGCGACGTTGGCCTTGTCCTTGTACTTGGCGCGGTAGGCGTTGAAGTCGTAGTCGAGCAGGATCGCGATCTCGCCCGACAGCACGCGCGCATACGAGGTCTGCTTGGGCACGATGGGCTCGTTCTTCTGCAGCGCCTTGAAGTAGTCGATGCCCGGCTTGAAGTTGTCGAGCGTGCCGCCGCGCGCCTGGTTCACGGCCACGGCGCCCACGTAGCCCACGAAGGCCGAGGCGGGGTCGAGATAACCGATGAGGCCCTTGTATTCGGGCTTGAGCAGGTCGGCCCACGACTTGGGCACCGGCTTGCCCTTGAGCGCGTCGACGTTGACCATGAAGCCGAGCGTGCCCGAGTGGATGGTGAACCAGTGGCCGGCCGGGTCCTTCAGGCCGTCGGGGATGTCTTTCCACGCGGCCGGCTTGTAGGGCTCGATCACGCCGTCTTTCGCGGCCTGCACCGCGAAGGTCACGCCGAGGTAGGTCACGTCGGCCACGGGGCTGGCCTTTTCGGCGACCAGCTGCGCGAGCGACTGGCCCGAGTTCTTGTTGTCGGCCGGCACGGTGATGCCGGTCCTGGCCTTGATGGCCTTGAGCTGGGTGCCCCAGTCGGCCCATTCGGTCGGGCAGTTGTAGCAAATGGCGGTCTGGGCCATGGCGCCGCCGGCGGCGACGAGGGCGGCGGCCAGCACGCCGAGGCGGGCGAGTCGGTGAAAGCGTAGGGACATGGAAGAACTCCTGGGAGGGGTGGTGAGATCAGGACACTGCGGCGTCGTTGTCTTCGCGCGCACTTGCGCACGACTCGCCGTCTCGGAAGGCATGGGGGAGCAGCAGGCTCGCGTCGGCCTGCAGCGCGCGACCACCCGCGATCGCCTGCACCAGCAGTTCGACGCTGTGGCGGCCGATGTCGCTGTTGGGCTGCGCGATGGTGGTGAGCGCGGGTGTGAGGTCTTCGCCGAGCGCGATGCCGTCGAAGCCGACCACGCTGAGGTCGTCGGGCACCGCAAGGCTGCTCAGGTGCGCGGCGCGGATGCTGCGGATGGCGAGCAGGTCGTTCGAGCAGACCAGCGCGGTGGGGCGGCTGCCCGGGCGCAGCGCGGCGCACAGCGCATCGACGGCGGTCTCGACGAAGGGCACTTCGATGAGCGGCGGCGCTGTAAGGCCGGCCTCGGCCATGCCGCGCTGGTACCCGCGGTAGCGCTGCTGCGCACGGTCCGACGCGGCCAGCGTGCCGCTGACCATCGCGATGCGGCGGTGGCCCAGCAGCACGAGGCGCGTGACCGCATCGGCCACCGCGCCTTCGCTGTCGACCGACACACAGGGGTGGTCGGCGTGCCGGTTGTAGGCCAGCACGTAGGGCACGGCGGCGGCCTGCAGGCGCTGCAGCGCGGCCGACGTGGACGGGTTCGACACCACGAGGATCAGCCCGTCGACGTTGCCCGCCAGCAGCAACTGCACGGCGCGCTCTTCCTCGTCGAGCCGGTAGCCCGTGGTGACCGGCAGGATCGCGTAGCCGCCCGCGACGGCCGCGCGCGCAATGCCCTGCAGGCATTCGGCGAAGGTCGGGTTCAGCAGCGTGGGCAGCACCACGCCGAGCGTGCGGCTGCGCTGGGTGCGCAAGGTGCGGGCGCTGGCGTTGGGCAGGTAGTTGAGCTCGCGCGCCACGCGTTCCACCAGTTCGCGCGTGGCCGGCGTCACCTTGTCGGGGAAATTGAAGGCGCGCGAGACCGTGGCCACGGAGACCCCGGCTTGGGCGGCTACAGCTTGGATGCTCATCGTGCGGGGTCCGTGGCGTGGTTCATGTAATCGATTACATTGGACCGGCGCAGTATGACTTCGCGATGACAGGGTGGGGAAGTGGGGAGAACCCCGGGGCCGCTGGTGCAATGCGCGGCCCAAAGAGAAAGGGGCCCGAAGGCCCCTTGAGAAACTGACTTACTTGCCGCGTCGGACTCGCCGGATCTCGTCGACGATCAGGCAGATCGCCCCGAGCGTGATGGCGCTGTCCGCCGCGTTGAACGCAGGGAAGTACCAGTTGCCCCAGTGGAAGCTCAGGAAGTCGACGACGTAGCCGTGCATCATGCGGTCGACCACGTTGCCGATGGCGCCGCCCAGGATGCAGGCCATCGCGAACGAGAAGAGCTTCTGGCCTGCGTGCGACCTCAGCATCCAGACGATGAAGATCGCCGCCGCCACGCCGATGACCGTGAAGAACCAGCGCTGCCAGCCCGAGTGGTCGGCCAGGAACGAGAACGCGGCGCCCGTGTTGTGCGCGCGCACGACGTTGAAGAAGCTCGTCACGTAGGTCGCGTCGCCGAGCTTGTAATAGCCCAGGATCAGCGTCTTCGTGAACTGGTCGATGATCACGATGATCGTCGCCAGCCCGAGCCAGGGCCAGATGCTGGCGCCGCGCGAACGCGAGGCCGACGAGGCGGAGCGTGCGGTCGCCATCAGGCCACGCTGCGCGATTCGCCCGCGCCGAACAGGTTGCTCGTGCAGCGGCCGCAGATCGTCGGGTGCGCCGGGTCGTGGCCCACGTCCTCGCGGTAGTGCCAGCAGCGTTCGCACTTCTGCGCGGTGCTCGGCGTGACCACGGTCGACAGGCTGTCGCCCGCTGCCAGCGCCACGGCCGAGGCGATGAACACGAACTTCAGGTCGTCGCCCAGCGAGCCCAGCAGCGCGAGGTCGTCGGCCGGTGCGTTCAGCTGCAGGGTGGCCTGCAGCGACGAACCGACCTTGCCTTCGGCGCGCACCGCCTCGATGTCCTTGTTGACGCCGTCGCGGATCTCGCGGATGCGGCTCCACTTGGCGAGCAGCGCTTCGTCGGGTGCGGCGAACTGGCTGTAGGTCTGCGTGAAGATCGACTCGCCTGCCTTGCCGGTGCCCACGATCTTCCAGGCCTCTTCGGCCGTGAAGCTCAGGAACGGCGCCATCCAGCGCAGCATCGCCTGCGAGATGTGCCACAGGGCCGTTTGCGCACTGCGGCGCGCGAGCGAGCCCGGGGCCGTCGTGTAGAGGCGGTCTTTCAGGATGTCGAGGTAGAAGCCGCCCAGGTCTTCCGAGCAGTAGATCTGCAGCTTGGCCACCACCGGATGGAACTCGTACACCTGGTAGTGCGCAAGGATCTCGGCCTGGAACTGCGCCGCGCGCGACATGGCGTAGCGGTCGATCTCGAACAGCTGGTCGAGCGGCACCGCGTCTTTCGCGATGTCGAAGTCGCTGGTGTTAGCGAGCAGGAAGCGCAGCGTGTTGCGGATGCGGCGGTAGGCATCGACGACGCGCGCGAGGATCTTGTCGTCGCCCGCGATGTCGCCCGAGTAATCACTCGCAGCCACCCACAGGCGGATGATTTCCGAGCCCAGCTTGTTGCTGATTTCCTGCGGGTCGATGCCGTTCTTGAGCGACTTGCTCATCTTGATGCCCTTGGCATCCACCGTGAAGCCGTGCGTGAGCAGGCCCTTGTACGGTGCGCGGTCTTCCAGCATGCAGGCGATCAGCAGCGACGAGTGGAACCACCCGCGGTGCTGGTCATGGCCTTCGAGGTACAGGTCGGCTTCGGGGCCGGTCTCGTGGTGCACGTTGGGGTGGGTGCCGCGCAGCACGTGCGAGAAGGTCGAGCCCGAGTCGAACCACACCTCGAGGATGTCGGTGCTCTTGGTGTAGCTCGGTGCGTCTTCGGCGCCCAGGATGTCTTCGACGGTGACGCGGCTCCAGGCCTCGATGCCGCCCTTCTCGACGATGTCGGCGGCCTGGTCGAGGATTTCCATGGTGCGCGGGTGCAGCTCGCCTGAATCCTTGTGCAGGAAGAACGGGATCGGCACGCCCCAGCTGCGCTGGCGGCTGATGCACCAGTCGGGCCGGCCGGCGATCATGTCGTGCAGGCGCGCCTTGCCGTTCTCGGGGTAGAAGCTGGTCTGCTCGATGGCGTCGAGCGCGGTCTGGCGCAGCGTCTTGGGCGCCTTGTCCTTGGTGAACACGCCTTCGCCTTCGTCCATGCGCACGAACCACTGCGCGGCCGCGCGGTAGATCACCGGCGTCTTGTGGCGCCAGCAGTGCGGGTAGCTGTGGGTGATGGTCTCGGTGGTCAGCAGGCGGTTGGCATCGCGCAGCGCGGCGATGATCACCGGCACGGCCTTCCAGATGTTCTGGCCGCCGAACAGCGGGAAGTCGGGCGCGTAGCTGCCGTTGCCCTGCACCGGGTTCAGGATGTCGTCGTACGCCACGCCATGGGCGATGCAGGAGTTGAAGTCGTCCACGCCGTAGGCAGGCGACGAGTGCACGAGGCCGGTGCCGTCGGTGGCCGTGGCGTAGTCGGCCAGGTACACGGGCGACAGGCGCTGGTAGCCCGCATCCACGTCGTACAGCGGGTGCTCGAACTCCAGGCCGCCGAGCTTCTCGCCCTTGACCGTGGCCAGCACCTTGCCGTCGAGCGCGTAGCGCGTCATGCACATCTCGACCAGCGAGTTGGCCAGGATCAGCAGGCCGCGCTCGGTGTCGACCAGCGAGTACTCGAGCTCGGGGTTGAGGTTGATCGCCTGGTTGGCCGGGATGGTCCACGCGGTGGTGGTCCAGATCACGGCAAAGATGTCGCCGAGGATCGTGTGGTCGGTGCCGAAGGCCTTGAGCACCTTCTCGCGCTCGTGCGCCTTGAAGGCCACGTCGAGGGTCTGGCTCTTCTTGTCGGCGTATTCGATCTCGAACTCGGCCAGCGAGGAGCCGCAGTCGAAGCACCAGTACACGGGCTTGAGGCCCCGGTACACGAAGCCGCGCTCGATCACGCGCTTGAACGCGCGCAGTTCGCCGGCTTCATTGGCGAAGTCCATTGTCTTGTAGGGATGGTCCCATTCGCCCAGCACGCCCAGGCGCTGGAAGTCGACCATCTGCTGGGCGATCTGCTCGGTGGCGTAGGCGCGGCTCTTGGCCTGCATCTCGTCGCGGCTCAGGTTGCGGCCGAACTGCTTCTCGATGGCGTTCTCGATCGGCAGGCCGTGGCAGTCCCAGCCGGGCACGTACAGCGCATCGAAGCCTTCGAGCTGGCGCGCCTTGGTGATCATGTCCTTGAGGATCTTGTTCACCGCGTGACCCATGTGGATCTGGCCGTTGGCGTACGGCGGGCCGTCGTGCAGGATGAACTTCGGCGCGCCGTGGCGGGCGTCGCGCAGGCGGTGGTAGCGGCCTTCGTCGTTCCATTCTTTCACCCAGCCCGGTTCGCGCTTGGGCAGGTCGCCGCGCATCGGGAAGGGGGTGTCGGGCAGGTTCAGCGTGGAACGGTAATCTTTGGGGGAAGCAGCGTCAGACATGTTGGGTGCGGCGAAACAGAGGGGGCTTCGACAGGCTCAGCCCGAACTGCATTGAGCGGTCGGTGCGGAAGATATAGCCGTTCGCCCTGAGCTTGTCGAAGGGCGGCAGCACGGGGCGTGCAGGGCTAAATTCGGTCGCGCGTGGTCTGGCGGTGGGTCTCGGCGTGGGTCGATGCGAAGAACGCGCGTGCGTCGCGGCCATCCTTCGCGATGCCCGCAGTGAGGGCTTCGAGGCTGGTGTAGCGCAATTCGTCGTGCAGTTTGTGCAGGAGTTCCACGCGCACGATTTTACCGTAGGCCCCTTCGGCCCCGAGATGCGAGGGCCACTCCAGGCAATGCGTCTCGAGCAGCACGCGTCCCGCGTTGACGTCGTTGGCGTCCAGCGAGGGCCGCACGCCGAGGTTGGCCACGCCGGGCAGCGGCTGGTCGGCCAGGCCGTGCACCAGCACCGCGAAGATGCCGCTGGCGGCCGGTTTCCAGTGCTTGAAGCGCAGATTGAGGGTGCGAAAACCGTCGTCCTTGCCTGGCGACGAGGCGCCCAGCGCCCTGCCCAGCTTGCGGCCATGGACCACGTGGCCCGAGATCGTGTACGGGCGACCCAGCAGGGTGTGGGCGTCGGCCATGCGGCCTTCGGCCAGCGCCTCGCGCACGGCCGAACTGGACACCCGCAGGCCGTGCACCTCGTAGCTGTTCATGCGGGCGACGTCGAAACCATGGGTTTCACCGGCGGCATCGAGCATGGCGTAGTCGCCGGCGCGCTTCGCGCCGAAGCGGAAGTCGTCGCCCACCAGCACGTAGCGCGCGCCCAGGCCGTCGATCAGCACGTTCTGGATGAAGGCCTCGGGCGACTGGGACGCCAGCCGGCCGTCGAAGGGCAACACGATGGTCTGGTCGACGCCGCAGGACGCCAGCTCGGTCAGCTTGTCGCGCAGCGTGCCGATGCGGGCCGGGGCCAGGTCGGGTTTCTTGGTGACGGCGGCGAAATAGTCGCGCGGGTGCGGCTCGAAGGTCAGCACGCAACTGGGCAGCCCGCGATGGCGGGCCTCGGTCTGCAACAACGCCAGCATGGCCTGGTGGCCGCGGTGAACGCCGTCGAAATTGCCGATCGTGAGGGCGCAGGCCGGAGCCACGCCCGGGTGTCGGAAGCC
This window harbors:
- a CDS encoding LacI family DNA-binding transcriptional regulator, encoding MSIQAVAAQAGVSVATVSRAFNFPDKVTPATRELVERVARELNYLPNASARTLRTQRSRTLGVVLPTLLNPTFAECLQGIARAAVAGGYAILPVTTGYRLDEEERAVQLLLAGNVDGLILVVSNPSTSAALQRLQAAAVPYVLAYNRHADHPCVSVDSEGAVADAVTRLVLLGHRRIAMVSGTLAASDRAQQRYRGYQRGMAEAGLTAPPLIEVPFVETAVDALCAALRPGSRPTALVCSNDLLAIRSIRAAHLSSLAVPDDLSVVGFDGIALGEDLTPALTTIAQPNSDIGRHSVELLVQAIAGGRALQADASLLLPHAFRDGESCASAREDNDAAVS
- the lspA gene encoding signal peptidase II, coding for MATARSASSASRSRGASIWPWLGLATIIVIIDQFTKTLILGYYKLGDATYVTSFFNVVRAHNTGAAFSFLADHSGWQRWFFTVIGVAAAIFIVWMLRSHAGQKLFSFAMACILGGAIGNVVDRMMHGYVVDFLSFHWGNWYFPAFNAADSAITLGAICLIVDEIRRVRRGK
- a CDS encoding bifunctional riboflavin kinase/FAD synthetase; protein product: MQVFRGFRHPGVAPACALTIGNFDGVHRGHQAMLALLQTEARHRGLPSCVLTFEPHPRDYFAAVTKKPDLAPARIGTLRDKLTELASCGVDQTIVLPFDGRLASQSPEAFIQNVLIDGLGARYVLVGDDFRFGAKRAGDYAMLDAAGETHGFDVARMNSYEVHGLRVSSSAVREALAEGRMADAHTLLGRPYTISGHVVHGRKLGRALGASSPGKDDGFRTLNLRFKHWKPAASGIFAVLVHGLADQPLPGVANLGVRPSLDANDVNAGRVLLETHCLEWPSHLGAEGAYGKIVRVELLHKLHDELRYTSLEALTAGIAKDGRDARAFFASTHAETHRQTTRDRI
- the ileS gene encoding isoleucine--tRNA ligase, producing the protein MSDAASPKDYRSTLNLPDTPFPMRGDLPKREPGWVKEWNDEGRYHRLRDARHGAPKFILHDGPPYANGQIHMGHAVNKILKDMITKARQLEGFDALYVPGWDCHGLPIENAIEKQFGRNLSRDEMQAKSRAYATEQIAQQMVDFQRLGVLGEWDHPYKTMDFANEAGELRAFKRVIERGFVYRGLKPVYWCFDCGSSLAEFEIEYADKKSQTLDVAFKAHEREKVLKAFGTDHTILGDIFAVIWTTTAWTIPANQAINLNPELEYSLVDTERGLLILANSLVEMCMTRYALDGKVLATVKGEKLGGLEFEHPLYDVDAGYQRLSPVYLADYATATDGTGLVHSSPAYGVDDFNSCIAHGVAYDDILNPVQGNGSYAPDFPLFGGQNIWKAVPVIIAALRDANRLLTTETITHSYPHCWRHKTPVIYRAAAQWFVRMDEGEGVFTKDKAPKTLRQTALDAIEQTSFYPENGKARLHDMIAGRPDWCISRQRSWGVPIPFFLHKDSGELHPRTMEILDQAADIVEKGGIEAWSRVTVEDILGAEDAPSYTKSTDILEVWFDSGSTFSHVLRGTHPNVHHETGPEADLYLEGHDQHRGWFHSSLLIACMLEDRAPYKGLLTHGFTVDAKGIKMSKSLKNGIDPQEISNKLGSEIIRLWVAASDYSGDIAGDDKILARVVDAYRRIRNTLRFLLANTSDFDIAKDAVPLDQLFEIDRYAMSRAAQFQAEILAHYQVYEFHPVVAKLQIYCSEDLGGFYLDILKDRLYTTAPGSLARRSAQTALWHISQAMLRWMAPFLSFTAEEAWKIVGTGKAGESIFTQTYSQFAAPDEALLAKWSRIREIRDGVNKDIEAVRAEGKVGSSLQATLQLNAPADDLALLGSLGDDLKFVFIASAVALAAGDSLSTVVTPSTAQKCERCWHYREDVGHDPAHPTICGRCTSNLFGAGESRSVA
- a CDS encoding ABC transporter substrate-binding protein, with the protein product MSLRFHRLARLGVLAAALVAAGGAMAQTAICYNCPTEWADWGTQLKAIKARTGITVPADNKNSGQSLAQLVAEKASPVADVTYLGVTFAVQAAKDGVIEPYKPAAWKDIPDGLKDPAGHWFTIHSGTLGFMVNVDALKGKPVPKSWADLLKPEYKGLIGYLDPASAFVGYVGAVAVNQARGGTLDNFKPGIDYFKALQKNEPIVPKQTSYARVLSGEIAILLDYDFNAYRAKYKDKANVAFVIPSEGTLAVPYVMSLVAKAPHAADAKKVLDFTLSDEGQAIWAKAYLRPVRASAMPKEIEAQFLPASDYARAKTVDYARMAEAQRAFSDQYLKEVR